CGGGTGCAGGCGCCGTCGGCGGCCGGGTGGTTCCCGGACGCCCCGTTCGCCCCGCACTCCAGCTCGAAGGTCCCGTTGGCGGCCGGGTCGACGCTCTTGCTGACGGTGACGGTCAGCCGATCGGGGGACGAGAGCAGCGGCAGCGGCGGCAGCCCGCCGACGGGCAGGGCGAGCGCCCCGGCGGCGGGCGCGGCGGCGGACACGAGGGCGGCGGTGGCCGTGGTGAGGACGAGACGGCGCAGCATGCGAACTCCCGGAAGGTACGGCGGTCGGGCGGGAGCCGCGGGCGAACGCCCCGGCTCCGACTGCTCTAACGCTCCGCACGCCCGTTCGTTGCGCAAGCCGAGAGCTTTGCCCTGCGGCCGGGCGGCCTAGTACGGTGGGAGGCGATTGGTGACACCCGGCTCGGCTGTGTCATCATCTGCACGCACCACTCGCGCCCGCGCGACGGTGTGAAGGAGGCGTCGCCTAGTCCGGTCTATGGCGCCGCACTGCTAATGCGGTTTGGGCCTTAAAGCCCATCGAGGGTTCAAATCCCTCCGCCTCCGCTCCCAGAACGAAGCCCCGGCCCCACGGCCGGGGCTTCGTCCGTTCCCGGCGAGACTCGACGTTTTCGCAGGTCACAACGGGTGGGACCAATGGATTTCACATGGCGGCGGCAGTCATGTAATGTTCTTCCTGTCGCCGCGAGCGGGCCGAAAGGCCGGGGAGCGAAGACAACAACAGAACAAGCACTCGTAGCTTAACGGATAGAGCATCTGACTACGGATCAGAAGGTTGCAGGTTCGAATCCTGCCGAGTGCACACAGATCAAGAGGCCCCGGACGAGAGTCCGGGGCCTCTTGCGTTCGTTGGAGCGGTGAGCGGGCGGAGGGATTTCGGATGTGGCGGTGTGCCGGGGTGCGGTGGGGGGACGGGGTGCCTCGGCTCGAGTGGGTGGGGGGTCGGGTTTCGGAGCTTCGGTACGGGCAGGTCGTCGGGTTTCGGGCCGTGGGGGCGCGGGTCTGTGTGGGGGCTCGGGGGAACGCCTGCCCGACCTCCGCTTCGGTGCCGGGGCGGAGTACCGGTGGGCGGTGTGCGGAGTGTGCGCGGCTGGAGCGGGCGCATTCCGTCGCCGCCGACACGATCGCCGATGATCCGCGGACGTACCGGGTGTATCTGGCCTGGTTCGGGGGCGGGATGACGAAGGTGGGGATCACCGCCGAGGCCCGCGGGGCCGCGCGGTTGCTGGAGCAGGGGGCCGTCGCCTTCTGCTGGCTCGGGCGGGGGCCGCTGATGGCCGCGCGGCGGACCGAGGAGGTGCTGCGGCACGCGCTCGCCGTTCCCGATCGGATCCCTTACGCGCGCAAGCGCGCCGTGCGGCACGCGTTGCCCGGTGCCGAGGCGCGGGCGCGGGAGGTCGAGGAGCTGTACCGGCGGGTCGTCGCCGTGCCCCGGTGGGACGAGACCCTCGAACCCGTGGAGTTCGTCGCGTACGACCACGGCGAGGCGTTCCGGCTCGACGGGCTCCCCGCGCTCGACGGGACCGTCACCGAGCTCGTCGACGGCGGCACCGTCGCCGGGCGGCTGCTCGCCGCCGCCGGGCCCGATCTGCATCTGCTCGCCGGCGACGGGCGGTGTCTCGTGCTCGACACCCGGCTCCTCAGCGGGTGGGAGCTCGTGGCCGCTCCCGCCGACTCCCTCGTGACCGTTCCCCTCACCGCCGCCGCGCAGGACGGGCTGTTCTGAGTGTCCGACGGGGGTCCGGGTAAAGGCTTGGATCCCTTTCGCCCGGCCTTCTGGACAGCGGCTTCGTCCCCGGCGGAAGGTGATCCACATGACCCAGACAATCGTTGCGGGGCTCGAACCGCCCTACTACACCGCCGTGTTCACCTCCGTCCGGCCCGATCACCCCGAGGGGTACGGGGAGACCCTCGACCGGATGAAGGAGCTCGTCCAGGACGTGCCCGGGTTCCTCGGGTACGAGTCCGCCCGTACCCCCGGCGGCGTGGGGATCACCGTCGCGTACTTCCGCGACCTGGAGGCGCTGAACGCCTGGCGGGACCACGCCGAGCACCGGGCCGCCAAGAAGCACGGCCGGGAGCACTGGTACGAGCGGTACTGCGTCCACATCGGGCGCGTCGAGCAGAGTTACGGGTTCGAGCGGGACGACCGTGACGACTGAGCCTCGGGACTTCGCCCGCGCCCTCGGGCTCCCCGGGCTGATCGACGTCCACACGCACTTCATGCCGCAGAACGTCCTCGACAAGGTGTGGGCCTACTTCGACGCCGTCGGGCCGCTCACCGGCGTCGAGTGGCCCATCGAGTACCGCGAGGAGGAGGAGCGGCGGGTCGAGATCCTGCGCGGGTTCGGGGTCCTGGCCTTCACCGCGATGCTCTACCCGCACAAGCCCGGCATGGCCCGCTGGCTCAACGACTGGGCCGCCGACTTCGCGGCCCGGACCCCGGACTGCCTGCACACCGCAACGCTCTACCCGGAGGACGGGGCGGGCGGGGAGGTGCGCAGGGCGGTCGAGGCCGGCGCGCGGGTCTTCAAGGTGCATCTGCAGGTCGGCGACTTCGATCCGAACGAGGCGTCGCTCGACGACGTCTGGGGGGTGCTCGCCGAGTCCGCCGTTCCCGTCGTGATCCACTGCGGCTCCGGGCCCGCCCCCGGCCGCTTCACCGGGCCGGGCCCCGTCGGGCGGCTGCTCGCCCGGTACCCCCGGCTGCGGCTGATCGTCGCGCACATGGGGATGCCCGAGTACGCCGACTTCCTCGGCCTCGCGGAACGGTACGAGGGCGTCCACCTCGACACCACCATGGCGTTCACCGATTTCAGTGAACGTCTTGCGCCCTTCCCGACCGCGGAGCGCAAGCGGCTGCTCGACCTCGGGGACCGGATCCTGCTCGGTTCCGACTTTCCCAGCATCCCGTATCCGTACGGGCACCAGCTGGACGCCCTGGCCCGCCTCGACCTGGGGGACGACTGGCTGCGCGGCGTCTGCCACGGCAACGCGGCCCGGTTGTTCGGGCTTCCGCTTCCGCCGCTCTCCCCGGTTTCTCAGGGAATTCACAGATAGCGCCAAGGGCGCTCTCAGCAGTCCGGCCGAGCGTGGTGCCATGACCACCACGACGCCCCGGGGGCGATCCGACATGCTCAGACCGGACGGTACCGCCGTACGCGTGCTCGTCGTCGACGACGAGGCGTCGCTCACCGAACTGCTCTCCATGGCCCTGCGGTACGAGGGCTGGGAGGTGCACAGCGTCGGCGACGGCGCCTCCGCGCTCCGCACGGCCCGCGAGTTCCGGCCGGACGTGGTGCTGCTCGACGTGATGCTGCCGGACATGGACGGGCTCGCGGTGCTCGGCCTGCTGCGCCGCGAACTGCCCGACGTGCCGGTGCTGTTCCTCACCGCCAAGGACGCGGTCGAGGACCGGATCGCCGGGCTGACGGCCGGCGGCGACGACTACGTCACCAAGCCGTTCAGCCTGGAGGAGGTGGTGGCCCGGCTGCGCGGCCTGATCCGCCGCTCCGGCGCGGCGGCGGCGCGCGGCGAGTCGGTGCTCAGCGTCGGGGACCTCACGCTGGACGAGGACAGCCACGACGTGACGCGCGGCGGCGAGCCGATCCATCTGACGGCGACCGAGTTCGAGCTGCTGCGGTACCTGATGCGGAACCCGCGCCGGGTGCTCAGCAAGGCGCAGATCCTCGACCGGGTCTGGTCGTACGACTTCGGCGGCCAGGCCAATGTCGTCGAGCTGTACATCTCGTACCTGCGGCGGAAGATCGACGCCGGCCGGACCCCCATGATCCACACCCGGCGCGGGGCCGGGTACCTGATCAAGCCGGGGGAGTAGACGGTGCGGCGCGCCCTCGTGGCCGACGCCGGGGCGCGGCTGCGGGCGTGGCGGGCCCGGCCCTGGTCGCTCAGGACCCGGCTCGTCGTCTCCGCCGTCGTGCTGATCGCCGTCGTCGCCGCCGTCATCGGGACGGTCACGACGATCGCGTTCCGCTCGTACCTGTACGAGCAGGCCGACGGCCAGCTGCAGAACGTGGCGGACCGGGCCGCCGGACCGCCGCCCGAGGTGATGGCCCCCTCGCGCGGGCCGAGCCTCGGCGGGCCCGACAGCCTGCGCATCCTCAGCGGCCCCGGCTCCCCGCTCGGCACGCTCGGCGCGGTGCTCGTGGACGGCGAACTCGGCGAGGCCGCGTTCTCCACGGAGATAGCGGACGACGAGACCGGGCTACGGACCAAGATCCGCGCCCTGGACGAGGCGCAGCGCGCCGCCCTCGCCGACGTGCCGCGCGACGGCTGGCCGCACACCGCCGAGCTGCCCGGGCTCGGCGACTACCGGATCCAGTACGCCCTCGGGGCGCACGGCGAGTTCCTGGTGGGCACCCCGCTCACCGAGGTCGAGGACGCGCTGTCCACGCTGATCGTGGTCGAGGTGAGCGTGACCGGCGCGGGCCTGGTCGCCGCCTCCCTCGCCGGGACGCTGCTCGTCCGGATCGCGCTGCG
This sequence is a window from Streptomyces sp. HUAS YS2. Protein-coding genes within it:
- a CDS encoding SSI family serine proteinase inhibitor: MLRRLVLTTATAALVSAAAPAAGALALPVGGLPPLPLLSSPDRLTVTVSKSVDPAANGTFELECGANGASGNHPAADGACTRLGQLAARGEDPFAPPAEDRMCTQQYGGAAVAHITGTWQGRSVDARFSRADGCEIDRWENLEPVLPLVRR
- a CDS encoding DUF2797 domain-containing protein gives rise to the protein MWRCAGVRWGDGVPRLEWVGGRVSELRYGQVVGFRAVGARVCVGARGNACPTSASVPGRSTGGRCAECARLERAHSVAADTIADDPRTYRVYLAWFGGGMTKVGITAEARGAARLLEQGAVAFCWLGRGPLMAARRTEEVLRHALAVPDRIPYARKRAVRHALPGAEARAREVEELYRRVVAVPRWDETLEPVEFVAYDHGEAFRLDGLPALDGTVTELVDGGTVAGRLLAAAGPDLHLLAGDGRCLVLDTRLLSGWELVAAPADSLVTVPLTAAAQDGLF
- a CDS encoding antibiotic biosynthesis monooxygenase, which gives rise to MTQTIVAGLEPPYYTAVFTSVRPDHPEGYGETLDRMKELVQDVPGFLGYESARTPGGVGITVAYFRDLEALNAWRDHAEHRAAKKHGREHWYERYCVHIGRVEQSYGFERDDRDD
- a CDS encoding amidohydrolase family protein; the encoded protein is MTTEPRDFARALGLPGLIDVHTHFMPQNVLDKVWAYFDAVGPLTGVEWPIEYREEEERRVEILRGFGVLAFTAMLYPHKPGMARWLNDWAADFAARTPDCLHTATLYPEDGAGGEVRRAVEAGARVFKVHLQVGDFDPNEASLDDVWGVLAESAVPVVIHCGSGPAPGRFTGPGPVGRLLARYPRLRLIVAHMGMPEYADFLGLAERYEGVHLDTTMAFTDFSERLAPFPTAERKRLLDLGDRILLGSDFPSIPYPYGHQLDALARLDLGDDWLRGVCHGNAARLFGLPLPPLSPVSQGIHR
- a CDS encoding response regulator transcription factor, whose translation is MTTTTPRGRSDMLRPDGTAVRVLVVDDEASLTELLSMALRYEGWEVHSVGDGASALRTAREFRPDVVLLDVMLPDMDGLAVLGLLRRELPDVPVLFLTAKDAVEDRIAGLTAGGDDYVTKPFSLEEVVARLRGLIRRSGAAAARGESVLSVGDLTLDEDSHDVTRGGEPIHLTATEFELLRYLMRNPRRVLSKAQILDRVWSYDFGGQANVVELYISYLRRKIDAGRTPMIHTRRGAGYLIKPGE